In one window of Saprospiraceae bacterium DNA:
- a CDS encoding GH3 auxin-responsive promoter family protein translates to MGFRSTIIRPFANHIARSIDRWSADAVTCQEKIFQHLIARATNTAFGRAHRFSDIRTYEEFKQAVPVRDYEDLKPYIEKIKAGEKDVLWPGRPAYFAKTSGTTSGVKYIPMSKESTPPHFGTARNASFNYFARTGNGRWLDGKMIFLSGSPELETVGDIPTGRLSGISNHLVPGWLRTNQLPSWKTNCIEDWEEKLERIVDETVHADMRLISGIPPWVQMYYERLLARTGKSTVKEIFPNYSLFVYGGVNFEPYRAKLEALVGGPVDSVETYPASEGFIAFQDTFAHRATSDASVPTGLLLNADAGMFYEFVPADEIFKENPTRIWLKDVEIGSNYALVLNTNAGLWGYNIGDTVQFVSKDPYRIIVSGRVKHFISAFGEHVIGKEVEEALLPVANAADIRIVEFTVAPQVNPPEGGLPYHEWFVEFDNLPADLAAFAADVDLRMRTQNIYYDDLITGGVLRPLKITPLRRDTFRAYMKSQGKLGGQNKVPRLANDRKIASVLEGFKL, encoded by the coding sequence ATGGGATTTCGCTCCACCATCATTCGCCCGTTTGCCAACCACATCGCCCGCTCCATTGACCGGTGGTCAGCCGACGCGGTGACGTGCCAAGAGAAGATTTTTCAACACCTTATCGCCCGTGCCACGAACACGGCCTTTGGGCGTGCTCATCGTTTTTCGGACATCAGGACTTACGAGGAGTTCAAACAAGCGGTGCCTGTGCGCGACTACGAGGATTTGAAACCCTATATCGAAAAAATAAAAGCGGGCGAAAAAGATGTGCTTTGGCCGGGGCGCCCTGCCTATTTCGCCAAAACAAGCGGCACCACTTCGGGCGTGAAATACATTCCAATGTCGAAAGAAAGCACGCCGCCCCATTTCGGCACGGCGCGAAACGCCTCTTTCAACTATTTCGCCCGCACAGGCAACGGGCGCTGGCTCGACGGCAAGATGATTTTCCTCTCCGGCAGCCCCGAATTGGAAACAGTCGGCGACATCCCGACGGGGCGATTGAGCGGCATATCCAACCACTTGGTGCCCGGCTGGCTGCGTACCAACCAACTGCCCTCGTGGAAGACCAACTGCATCGAGGATTGGGAAGAAAAACTCGAACGCATCGTGGACGAAACGGTGCACGCGGATATGCGCCTCATCTCTGGCATCCCCCCTTGGGTGCAGATGTACTACGAGCGATTGCTCGCCCGCACGGGTAAAAGCACCGTGAAAGAAATTTTCCCGAATTACTCCCTTTTCGTCTATGGCGGGGTCAATTTCGAGCCTTACCGCGCCAAACTTGAAGCATTGGTAGGCGGCCCGGTGGACAGCGTGGAGACCTATCCGGCTTCGGAGGGCTTCATCGCATTTCAGGATACGTTCGCTCATCGGGCGACTTCGGATGCTTCGGTACCGACGGGGTTGTTGCTCAACGCCGATGCGGGGATGTTCTATGAATTTGTGCCTGCTGACGAGATTTTCAAAGAAAACCCGACTCGGATTTGGCTGAAAGACGTGGAAATCGGGAGCAATTACGCGCTCGTCCTCAACACCAACGCCGGGCTTTGGGGCTACAACATCGGGGACACGGTGCAGTTCGTGAGCAAAGACCCCTATCGCATCATCGTCTCCGGGCGGGTCAAACATTTCATCTCGGCCTTTGGCGAGCACGTCATCGGCAAAGAGGTGGAAGAGGCGCTGTTGCCAGTGGCCAACGCTGCCGACATCCGTATCGTCGAGTTCACTGTGGCGCCACAGGTCAACCCACCTGAGGGCGGCCTGCCTTATCACGAATGGTTCGTCGAATTCGACAACCTGCCCGCCGACTTGGCTGCCTTCGCCGCCGACGTGGACCTCAGGATGCGGACGCAGAACATCTACTACGACGACCTCATCACGGGCGGCGTGTTGCGCCCGCTCAAAATCACCCCGTTGCGCCGCGACACGTTCCGTGCATACATGAAATCGCAAGGCAAATTGGGCGGGCAAAACAAGGTGCCAAGGTTGGCCAATGACAGGAAAATCGCCTCCGTCTTAGAGGGGTTCAAGTTGTGA
- a CDS encoding T9SS type A sorting domain-containing protein, protein MKKLVTLFWLMLGTCLAFSQGCPSAPFSLPNQAAVDAFPSDCINLTVGMTIGVGSGASDITNIDALSNLQTTSNSIFIRNNPGLTNLNGLSNLTSIGLELTIENNDALTDLTGLGNVSFIQGWLNVNSNQNLTSLNGIGPFPTLNSYLYIAFNPNLIDLSGLSSLTSVGGFLIIQNNNSLTAINGLNSLTQVVTGPSGPGFLYIGDNNAMTTLNGFANLTSVNNNFEIEYNNSLQTLNAFGNLTTVGSASTNKMVISGLPNLLSIDDFGSLTSVAGNLQITDNDVLASLAGLTNPFTIGGTLTITGNSSLSQCEAAAVCAHLDDGDPATITGNAIGCNSIMQVEIACGLLPVELTYFRGKMEQGEVVLSWQTATEKDNAWFEIEHSSQGTETFSTIGKVSGQGNSNTLQDYTFRHTQPTTGPNYYRLKQVDFDGQHEYSNIVGVTVRGQQELSVYPNPTNGPVFVKGLSGDDERSVVVTDFTGRVVLRKDPWRGSMLDLHELPSGIYHLEIMTNNQKITRRVVKE, encoded by the coding sequence ATGAAAAAACTGGTTACACTGTTTTGGCTGATGCTTGGCACTTGCCTCGCCTTTTCGCAAGGCTGCCCCTCAGCCCCCTTTTCCCTTCCAAATCAGGCTGCGGTGGACGCTTTCCCGAGCGATTGCATCAACCTGACTGTCGGCATGACCATCGGTGTCGGCTCGGGCGCTTCGGATATCACCAACATTGATGCGCTGAGCAATTTGCAGACCACCTCGAACAGCATCTTCATCCGCAACAACCCCGGCCTGACAAACCTGAACGGCCTGTCGAACCTAACCTCCATCGGTCTTGAACTGACCATCGAAAACAACGATGCGCTCACCGACCTCACGGGATTGGGCAATGTAAGCTTCATACAGGGCTGGCTCAACGTGAACAGCAATCAGAATCTAACTTCGCTCAATGGCATAGGACCATTTCCTACCCTGAATAGCTACCTATACATAGCGTTCAACCCAAATTTAATAGACTTGAGCGGTCTATCCAGCCTTACCTCTGTCGGTGGTTTTTTGATTATTCAAAACAACAACAGCCTCACCGCTATCAACGGCCTCAACAGCTTGACGCAAGTGGTGACCGGGCCTTCCGGCCCCGGCTTCCTGTATATCGGCGACAACAACGCGATGACCACCCTCAACGGATTTGCCAACCTAACCAGCGTCAACAACAACTTTGAAATAGAATACAACAACTCCCTCCAGACGCTCAACGCTTTCGGCAACTTGACCACGGTCGGCTCCGCCAGCACCAACAAAATGGTCATCTCCGGCCTCCCCAACCTGCTCAGCATAGATGATTTTGGCAGCCTTACATCGGTCGCTGGCAACCTGCAAATCACCGACAACGATGTGCTTGCCTCTTTGGCAGGGCTGACCAACCCCTTCACCATAGGCGGCACCCTCACCATTACTGGCAATAGTTCGCTAAGCCAGTGCGAGGCCGCCGCTGTCTGCGCTCACCTCGACGATGGCGACCCCGCCACCATCACCGGAAATGCTATTGGCTGCAACAGCATCATGCAAGTGGAGATTGCTTGCGGCCTATTGCCAGTCGAGTTGACCTATTTTCGCGGCAAAATGGAGCAGGGCGAAGTGGTGCTCAGCTGGCAGACCGCCACCGAAAAAGACAATGCGTGGTTTGAGATAGAACACAGCTCGCAAGGCACGGAAACATTCAGCACCATCGGCAAAGTAAGCGGCCAAGGCAACTCCAACACCCTCCAAGACTACACGTTTCGACACACCCAACCCACCACTGGCCCAAACTACTACCGCCTGAAACAGGTGGATTTTGACGGCCAACATGAATATTCCAATATCGTGGGCGTGACCGTGCGAGGCCAGCAAGAGCTAAGCGTGTATCCCAACCCGACGAATGGCCCAGTGTTCGTGAAAGGGCTGAGTGGTGACGACGAGCGTTCGGTCGTCGTGACCGATTTCACGGGCCGGGTAGTGCTCCGCAAAGACCCTTGGAGAGGTAGCATGCTCGACCTGCACGAGCTGCCAAGCGGTATTTACCACCTTGAAATAATGACTAACAACCAAAAAATAACAAGGCGAGTGGTGAAGGAGTGA
- a CDS encoding Gfo/Idh/MocA family oxidoreductase, giving the protein MARIAMLGAGFIGRFYADSLHGLRSRDRITSVYSRTEASASKFAADYDVPFWTTDMAAAINRKDVDIVCISLPNNLHLPAVLACAKYKKAVMTTKPLGRNAKEGLQMLKAVEKAGIFAGYLEDLCYTPKFLKSLKTIQSGALGKILWARSRETHPGPHSDWFWDKSQSGGGAILDLACHCVEIARSYIGKDVRPVEVMCWADTQVKPIDAEDHAIGLVRYASGAIGQFEVSWTFRGGLDLRDEVMGSEGTIWINNFLRTGFEMFLSGQGAGYVAEKSETSSGWIFPVGDEIHELGYNAMFTDMFEAWEQGRPPAETFYDGYVVNAILDAAYKSAQTRRWEPVKLEVWRGSAETEVISAFKEYDKDHWFLTEELTHDGSHVLVLKEKKTGKLVRRML; this is encoded by the coding sequence ATGGCAAGAATCGCCATGCTCGGCGCCGGCTTTATAGGCCGTTTTTACGCCGACTCCCTCCACGGGCTGCGCAGCCGTGACCGTATCACTTCCGTCTATTCGCGCACCGAGGCATCGGCCAGCAAGTTCGCCGCTGACTACGACGTGCCTTTCTGGACCACCGACATGGCGGCCGCCATCAATCGCAAGGACGTGGACATCGTCTGCATCTCGCTGCCCAACAACCTGCACCTACCCGCCGTGTTGGCCTGCGCCAAATACAAAAAGGCAGTGATGACCACCAAACCATTGGGGCGCAACGCCAAGGAAGGGCTGCAAATGCTCAAAGCGGTGGAAAAAGCAGGCATATTCGCCGGCTATTTGGAGGATTTGTGCTACACCCCCAAATTCCTGAAATCACTCAAAACCATCCAAAGCGGGGCACTCGGCAAAATCTTGTGGGCACGCTCCCGCGAAACTCACCCCGGGCCTCACTCCGATTGGTTTTGGGACAAAAGCCAATCGGGCGGCGGCGCCATTCTCGACCTCGCCTGCCATTGCGTGGAAATCGCCCGCAGCTACATCGGCAAAGATGTGCGACCTGTGGAAGTGATGTGCTGGGCCGACACGCAGGTGAAGCCCATTGATGCCGAAGACCACGCCATCGGGTTGGTGCGCTATGCAAGTGGAGCCATTGGCCAATTCGAGGTGTCGTGGACATTCAGAGGCGGGCTTGACTTGCGCGACGAGGTGATGGGGTCGGAGGGCACGATTTGGATAAACAATTTCCTGCGCACGGGTTTTGAGATGTTCCTTTCGGGGCAAGGCGCTGGTTATGTGGCCGAAAAATCCGAAACCTCCAGCGGATGGATTTTCCCAGTCGGCGACGAGATTCACGAACTTGGCTACAATGCCATGTTCACCGATATGTTTGAAGCGTGGGAACAAGGCCGCCCACCTGCCGAGACGTTCTACGACGGTTATGTGGTAAATGCCATTCTCGATGCCGCCTACAAATCCGCGCAAACACGCCGTTGGGAACCTGTGAAACTGGAGGTGTGGCGCGGCAGCGCGGAGACGGAGGTCATTTCAGCGTTCAAGGAATACGACAAAGACCACTGGTTCCTGACCGAGGAACTGACCCACGATGGCAGCCATGTACTGGTATTGAAGGAGAAAAAAACAGGCAAACTGGTGCGCAGGATGTTGTAA
- a CDS encoding T9SS type A sorting domain-containing protein: MRQFFIPPFLAFIATFSLNAQPPGCPNGFFTLSSQAQVDNFPVIHPDCHNLSVKMLISGSDIENLDGLSGIFTTANSIEIIDNPMLSSLSGLSNLTSIGVEFKLNNNDALPNLSGLENLSWIGGHFLISGNAVLTTLNGLGPIPSLGSYLYVGFNPLLTDISALNTITEIGPDYFNAFLVITHNNSLTSISGLNLVSETGSYLSIDGNAQLSSISGLNGLHTVNGNFSITDNPSLTDISGFNSLSTVNGQWSLDNNNALASTSGFPSLLTVADNFIISSCSSLGSLTNFSSEFSIGGTLAITNNISLSECEALAICNHLDANKPASISGNATGCHDIDAVEDACLLLPVELTHFGAKQTTQGILLYWQTASEKDDAYFEIEHSTAKNKDFLPIGRVAGNGTTSSVSHYEYLHRQPAPGDNYYRLKQVDFNGTFSCSDIVRVCVKNNDELGLHPNPTRGPVFVKGDPNGFRTAQVSDAAGRPILNVNLTENNLIDLSGQPQGVYFVEILTEHQKTVRRVVVE, translated from the coding sequence ATGCGCCAGTTTTTTATCCCCCCGTTCCTTGCCTTCATCGCAACGTTTTCCCTGAATGCCCAGCCCCCCGGCTGCCCCAACGGCTTTTTCACCCTCAGCTCCCAAGCACAAGTGGACAACTTCCCCGTCATCCACCCGGATTGCCACAACCTCTCTGTAAAAATGCTTATTTCGGGCAGCGACATTGAGAATCTGGACGGGCTGAGCGGCATATTTACCACTGCCAACAGTATTGAAATTATTGACAACCCTATGCTCAGCTCGCTGAGCGGGCTGAGCAACCTGACCAGCATCGGCGTGGAATTCAAATTGAACAACAACGACGCGCTGCCCAATCTGTCGGGCTTGGAAAATCTATCGTGGATAGGCGGCCACTTCTTAATCTCCGGCAATGCCGTGCTGACCACGCTCAATGGCTTGGGGCCGATACCCAGCCTCGGCAGCTACCTCTACGTCGGCTTCAACCCCCTCCTCACCGACATCAGCGCACTCAACACCATCACGGAGATTGGCCCCGACTATTTCAATGCCTTCTTGGTCATCACTCACAACAACAGCCTGACCAGCATCAGCGGCCTCAACCTCGTCAGCGAAACTGGCAGCTACCTCAGCATTGACGGCAACGCACAACTTTCTTCCATCAGCGGGCTGAACGGCTTGCACACCGTGAACGGCAATTTCAGCATCACAGACAACCCCTCGCTGACCGACATCAGCGGCTTCAACAGCCTGTCCACGGTGAACGGACAGTGGAGCCTCGATAACAACAACGCGCTTGCCAGCACGAGCGGCTTTCCCAGCTTGCTGACGGTGGCCGACAATTTCATCATCAGCTCTTGCAGCTCATTAGGCTCGCTCACCAATTTTTCAAGTGAGTTCAGCATCGGGGGCACGTTGGCCATCACAAACAACATCAGCCTGAGCGAGTGCGAGGCATTGGCGATTTGCAACCACCTGGATGCCAACAAGCCCGCCTCCATCAGTGGCAATGCCACTGGCTGCCATGACATTGACGCGGTGGAAGATGCCTGCCTGTTGCTCCCAGTAGAACTGACGCATTTTGGCGCAAAACAAACAACACAGGGTATCCTGCTCTATTGGCAGACGGCCTCGGAAAAAGACGATGCCTACTTCGAGATAGAACACAGCACCGCTAAGAACAAAGATTTTCTACCCATTGGCCGAGTGGCGGGCAACGGCACCACCTCATCAGTGAGCCACTACGAATACTTGCACCGACAACCCGCCCCGGGAGATAATTACTACCGCCTCAAACAAGTGGATTTCAACGGCACATTCTCCTGTTCCGATATCGTGCGGGTGTGCGTGAAAAACAACGACGAACTTGGCCTCCACCCTAACCCCACACGCGGCCCCGTGTTTGTGAAAGGCGACCCCAATGGCTTCCGCACCGCCCAGGTGAGCGATGCCGCTGGCCGACCCATCCTGAACGTGAACCTGACCGAAAACAACCTTATTGATTTGAGCGGTCAGCCCCAAGGAGTGTATTTCGTGGAAATCCTGACAGAACATCAAAAGACCGTGAGGCGAGTGGTGGTGGAATAA
- a CDS encoding peptidoglycan-binding protein, which translates to MIKPETKRLITVPAEYETVTERVMVKPEAKRLVEVPAVYENVTEQYEIEAASTKIEVMQPKYETVTERVEIKPASTKWVKKKADASCLSANPDDCLVWCLVEVPAEYQTITKRVNKGCDGSGVADAGCTRTVQIPAKMGTRTVRKVKTPATTREEIIPAEYKTMTVRKVKTPATTREEIIPAEYATVKKQVLKTPATVREEEVPAEYSTVTKQVLKAPATFREEVIPAEYKAVTVRGVKAAATTRTEEIPAEYATVTKRRLVKPGGFTEWREVLCGDRVTGYTIRQIQEALIKAGYDPGPTDNVMGTRTKAALTKFQKDKGLPVGNLDFETLKALGVNY; encoded by the coding sequence ATGATTAAGCCAGAAACCAAGCGCCTCATCACGGTGCCCGCCGAATACGAGACAGTCACGGAAAGAGTAATGGTAAAACCGGAAGCCAAGCGCCTCGTGGAAGTACCCGCTGTGTATGAAAACGTGACCGAACAGTACGAAATCGAAGCAGCCTCCACTAAAATCGAAGTGATGCAGCCAAAATACGAAACCGTCACCGAGCGCGTCGAAATCAAGCCCGCCTCTACGAAGTGGGTAAAAAAGAAAGCCGATGCCAGCTGCCTCAGCGCCAATCCCGACGATTGCCTCGTCTGGTGCTTGGTAGAAGTGCCTGCGGAATATCAGACCATCACGAAGCGCGTGAACAAAGGTTGCGACGGCTCTGGCGTAGCCGACGCTGGTTGCACCCGCACCGTCCAGATTCCTGCCAAAATGGGCACACGCACCGTCCGCAAAGTGAAAACCCCGGCTACCACACGCGAAGAAATCATCCCGGCTGAATACAAAACGATGACGGTGCGCAAGGTGAAAACCCCCGCCACCACTCGTGAGGAAATCATCCCGGCTGAATACGCTACGGTGAAAAAGCAAGTGCTGAAAACGCCTGCCACCGTCCGCGAGGAAGAAGTCCCGGCCGAATACTCCACCGTCACCAAGCAAGTGCTGAAAGCACCCGCTACTTTCCGCGAGGAAGTCATCCCGGCTGAATACAAAGCCGTGACAGTGAGAGGCGTGAAAGCCGCTGCCACTACCCGCACGGAGGAAATCCCGGCTGAATACGCCACCGTCACCAAGCGTCGCCTTGTGAAACCCGGCGGTTTCACCGAATGGCGCGAAGTCCTCTGCGGCGACCGCGTGACTGGCTACACCATCCGCCAAATCCAAGAGGCTCTCATCAAGGCTGGCTACGACCCAGGCCCCACCGACAACGTGATGGGCACCCGCACCAAAGCAGCACTCACCAAATTCCAAAAAGACAAAGGCTTGCCTGTGGGCAACCTTGACTTTGAAACTTTGAAGGCACTGGGCGTGAACTATTGA
- a CDS encoding HD domain-containing protein has product MNSRKKIFNDPVYGFVSVPYGLLLDLIDHPYFQRLRRIRQVGLAPYVYPGALHTRFHHALGALHLMQEAVEVLRFKGADISEAEAEAVNVAILLHDIGHGPFSHALEHTLVDMHHEEISILFMEEMNRQFEGQLSLAIEIFQNQHPKKFLHQLVSGQLDMDRMDYLNRDSFFTGVSEGVIGYDRIIKMLAVHDGELVVEEKGIYSIEKFLIARRLMYWQVYLHKTGVAAEQMLIHALLRARELAVAGTTLEAPRHLAWFLHRPEGRKIEPGDLISHFALLDDNDVTAAIKYWSEADDFTLSFLSKGLLDRRLFRLEWRSQPVSDAQLKAFHRQVAEVFGESALPEHFVYAGSESNRAYDDAKDQIKILFKNGDVRPITECSDVPLFTQLVTKHFVCYPKQLMHTV; this is encoded by the coding sequence ATGAACAGCCGCAAGAAAATTTTCAACGACCCCGTCTATGGCTTTGTGTCGGTGCCTTATGGCCTGCTGCTCGATTTGATTGACCACCCCTATTTTCAGCGACTTAGGCGCATCCGGCAAGTGGGCTTGGCCCCTTATGTCTATCCGGGTGCCCTACACACCCGCTTTCACCATGCGCTGGGAGCCTTGCACTTGATGCAGGAGGCGGTGGAGGTGTTGCGTTTTAAAGGCGCCGACATCAGCGAGGCGGAAGCAGAGGCGGTCAATGTCGCCATTTTGTTGCACGATATTGGCCACGGCCCTTTTTCGCACGCATTGGAGCACACGCTGGTGGATATGCACCACGAGGAAATCTCCATTCTTTTCATGGAGGAGATGAATCGTCAATTTGAAGGGCAGCTTTCGCTGGCGATTGAGATTTTTCAGAACCAACATCCCAAAAAATTTCTCCACCAATTGGTGTCGGGGCAGTTGGATATGGACCGCATGGACTATCTCAACCGCGACAGTTTTTTCACGGGGGTGAGCGAGGGCGTCATCGGGTACGACCGCATCATCAAAATGCTGGCCGTGCACGATGGCGAATTGGTCGTGGAGGAAAAAGGCATTTACAGCATTGAGAAATTTCTGATAGCCCGGCGGCTCATGTACTGGCAAGTCTATTTGCACAAAACAGGCGTGGCTGCGGAGCAAATGTTGATTCACGCCCTGTTGCGTGCCCGCGAACTGGCCGTGGCGGGCACGACTTTGGAAGCGCCCCGCCACTTGGCATGGTTTCTGCATCGCCCGGAGGGTCGCAAAATCGAACCCGGAGACCTTATCTCCCACTTCGCCCTCCTCGACGACAACGATGTGACGGCTGCCATCAAGTACTGGTCGGAAGCCGATGATTTTACCCTTTCGTTCCTCTCTAAAGGCCTGCTCGACCGCCGGCTTTTCCGCCTCGAATGGCGCAGTCAGCCCGTGTCTGACGCACAGTTGAAGGCGTTTCACCGGCAAGTCGCGGAAGTGTTTGGCGAGAGTGCCTTGCCAGAGCACTTTGTGTATGCTGGCTCAGAAAGCAACCGCGCTTACGACGACGCAAAAGACCAAATCAAAATTCTTTTCAAGAACGGCGACGTGCGTCCTATCACCGAGTGTTCGGACGTGCCGTTGTTCACACAACTAGTGACGAAGCATTTCGTCTGTTACCCCAAGCAACTGATGCACACAGTTTAA
- a CDS encoding T9SS type A sorting domain-containing protein yields MKNLLVSFIAVFGAIHLDAQCPTAPVLLTSQAEVDAFPPACIDFTGNLIISGSDISDLTPLANLQTISNNLTILSNPSLGTLAGLSGLTSVGTAFGSLTISDNDALSDLTGLNNVSSISGGLFVEDNFNLTSLDGLGAVPSLTSIYIANNAALNDLGALSSVSNINSYVWILDNYTLSSLSGLDGISTIGGTGLLIAYNESLSSISSFGSLTSVGGNFEIEENPSLVSLNAFGSLSTVGGSKMVIQDNPSLSSIDDFVSLTSVANELSISINPSLTSIAGLTNLFTIGGTLEISGNTSLSQCEAEAVCQHIDNANPTIISGNAVGCQNITQVEIACGLLPVELTYFRGKMEQGDVMLNWQTASEKDNAWFEVEHSTQGTEGFSTIGKVAGKGTSTVANDYAFRHAHPAAGTHLYRLKQVDFDGKFEYSNIVSVVVRGEKEVVLAPNPTQGTLFVRGLKDGELHTAVVTDFAGREVLRRSLAQSALIDLSEQPDGIYLVEIRTPSQAITQRVVKRGK; encoded by the coding sequence ATGAAGAATCTACTCGTCTCTTTCATCGCCGTTTTTGGCGCGATTCACTTGGATGCGCAATGCCCCACGGCGCCCGTATTACTTACCAGCCAAGCAGAAGTGGATGCTTTCCCGCCAGCCTGTATTGACTTCACCGGGAATTTGATTATTAGTGGTTCTGACATTTCAGACCTTACTCCTTTGGCCAACCTTCAAACGATTAGTAATAATTTGACCATTTTAAGCAACCCATCGCTGGGCACGTTGGCTGGGCTTTCGGGCCTTACGAGCGTTGGAACCGCTTTTGGCTCTTTGACAATCTCTGACAATGATGCGCTGAGTGACCTAACGGGCTTGAACAACGTATCGAGCATAAGCGGTGGGCTGTTTGTGGAAGACAATTTCAACCTAACCAGCTTGGATGGTTTAGGAGCCGTGCCGTCCTTGACGAGTATATACATTGCAAACAATGCTGCTCTGAATGACTTGGGCGCATTGTCAAGTGTAAGCAATATAAACAGTTACGTTTGGATATTGGACAACTACACCCTCAGCTCCCTTTCTGGCTTGGATGGCATCTCCACCATAGGAGGGACAGGCCTGCTAATTGCCTACAATGAGTCGCTAAGTTCCATCAGCTCATTTGGCTCGCTCACAAGTGTTGGTGGCAATTTTGAAATAGAGGAAAACCCATCATTGGTCAGCCTCAACGCTTTTGGCAGCCTTTCCACCGTTGGCGGCAGTAAGATGGTTATTCAGGACAACCCCTCGTTGTCAAGCATAGACGATTTTGTGAGCCTTACAAGTGTCGCCAACGAGTTGTCCATTTCCATCAACCCCTCCCTCACCTCCATCGCTGGCCTTACCAATCTTTTCACCATAGGAGGCACCTTGGAAATATCAGGCAACACCTCGCTCAGCCAATGCGAGGCAGAAGCCGTGTGCCAACATATTGACAACGCCAACCCAACCATCATAAGCGGCAACGCCGTCGGCTGCCAAAACATCACGCAGGTGGAAATCGCCTGCGGCCTCCTCCCGGTGGAACTCACCTATTTCCGCGGCAAAATGGAGCAGGGCGACGTGATGCTCAACTGGCAGACGGCCTCGGAAAAGGACAATGCGTGGTTTGAGGTGGAACACAGCACACAAGGCACCGAGGGCTTCAGCACCATCGGCAAAGTGGCCGGCAAAGGCACTTCCACCGTTGCCAACGACTATGCTTTCCGCCACGCCCACCCTGCTGCCGGCACCCACCTATACCGCCTCAAGCAGGTGGATTTCGATGGCAAATTTGAATACTCCAACATCGTGAGCGTGGTGGTGCGCGGTGAAAAAGAGGTCGTGCTGGCCCCCAACCCCACTCAGGGCACACTATTCGTGCGGGGCCTCAAGGACGGCGAACTCCACACCGCTGTTGTCACAGACTTTGCCGGAAGGGAAGTGCTGCGCCGCTCGCTCGCCCAAAGCGCCCTCATTGACTTGAGCGAGCAGCCCGATGGCATCTATCTTGTGGAAATCCGCACACCCAGCCAAGCCATCACCCAACGGGTGGTGAAACGGGGAAAGTGA